One window of the Salvia miltiorrhiza cultivar Shanhuang (shh) chromosome 6, IMPLAD_Smil_shh, whole genome shotgun sequence genome contains the following:
- the LOC130989451 gene encoding uncharacterized protein LOC130989451 isoform X2, translating to MRTSDPAFPVRHTSCCLDINGHKTDIIISSYEDHILVMATQIGSMGTILQARKEGGGVSIDPTYSVSVVFGKRDEPMLVACARQLIEHISNSGSSKALVLSLGLRDHSLGILKTIVAAVTEKLAEV from the exons ATGAGAACGTCGGATCCTGCTTTTCCCGTTCGGCACACCTCGTGCTGTTTAGATATCAAT GGGCACAAGACGGATATTATCATAAGCAGCTACGAAGATCATATTCtc GTCATGGCAACTCAGATAGGAAGCATGGGGACTATATTGCAAGCTAG GAAAGAGGGAGGAGGCGTTTCAATTGATCCAACTTACAGCGTCTCTGTAGTATTCGGTAAACGAGACGAG CCCATGCTCGTCGCTTGTGCTCGACAGTTGATTGAACATATAAG CAACTCTGGATCATCGAAAGCATTAGTCCTGTCCCTTGGTCTGAGAGATCATTCATTG GGGATATTGAAGACCATAGTTGCAGCTGTAACTGAGAAACTTGCTGAG GTTTAG
- the LOC130989451 gene encoding uncharacterized protein LOC130989451 isoform X1: MRTSDPAFPVRHTSCCLDINGHKTDIIISSYEDHILVMATQIGSMGTILQARKEGGGVSIDPTYSVSVVFGKRDEPMLVACARQLIEHISNSGSSKALVLSLGLRDHSLGILKTIVAAVTEKLAEKQQNIVTICFC, translated from the exons ATGAGAACGTCGGATCCTGCTTTTCCCGTTCGGCACACCTCGTGCTGTTTAGATATCAAT GGGCACAAGACGGATATTATCATAAGCAGCTACGAAGATCATATTCtc GTCATGGCAACTCAGATAGGAAGCATGGGGACTATATTGCAAGCTAG GAAAGAGGGAGGAGGCGTTTCAATTGATCCAACTTACAGCGTCTCTGTAGTATTCGGTAAACGAGACGAG CCCATGCTCGTCGCTTGTGCTCGACAGTTGATTGAACATATAAG CAACTCTGGATCATCGAAAGCATTAGTCCTGTCCCTTGGTCTGAGAGATCATTCATTG GGGATATTGAAGACCATAGTTGCAGCTGTAACTGAGAAACTTGCTGAG AAACAGCAAAACATCGTTACAATCTGTTTCTGCTGA
- the LOC130989385 gene encoding serine/threonine-protein kinase BLUS1-like, translating to MKQPSEKKFPLSAKDYKLCEEIGEGVSATVYRAICLPLNESVAIKVLDLEKCNNDLDGIRREVQTMILTGHPNVLQAHCSFTVAHNLWVVMPYMGGGSCLHIMKSAYPEGFEEPVIATVLCEVLKALVYLHAHGHIHRDVKAGNILIDTNGSVRLADFGVSACMFDTGDRQRSRNTFVGTPCWMAPEVMQQLHGYDFKADIWSFGITALELAHGHAPFSKYPPMKVLLMTLQNAPPGLDYERDRRFSKSFKDLVAACLVKDPKKRPSSEKLLKHPFFKHAKSPDYLARAILEGQSPLAEGFRILKAKDAELLMQNKSLYENKEHLSQQEYIRGVSAWNFNLEDLRNQAALIEDDPTSCSEDSSVRWKYINGQNDVGSPGERNYLNQPNDSSDASHLEDELNDIDDLEKSFAAFPIKPLQALKGCFDVLEDDPSSPSLRDSIHLDSEQQSQQQPLTTVVDEESGRDDAGDSRLNSFSCSVGADLKKIPSVPVLQENSLSAKKCNGDGDREYTQQRYQMERSCSGPLQNRQRRDFNYSGPGEDASEGAVVERRGRFKVTSADVNIKDPVNHCSSISGGSTFPTNPSTLTASVLQSLQCILQHNTIKRDGVLKMMEFVEQTSGNASESTEAGITDLLQMNPSSVRERELQTQVIQMQQSVGGMVEELQRLKAKNTQLERELFVMLKKDDRIPE from the exons ATGAAGCAGCCATCAGAGAAGAAATTCCCCCTTTCTGCTAAAGATTACAAGTTGTGTGAGGAAATTGGAGAAGGTGTCAGTGCTACTGTTTATAGAGCCATTTGTTTACCGCTTAATGAGAGTGTTGCAATCAAAGTTCTTGATCTTGAGAAGTGCAATAATGACTTG GATGGCATCCGACGAGAAGTACAGACAATGATTTTGACTGGCCACCCAAATGTATTGCAAGCTCACTGCTCCTTCACTGTGGCGCATAACCTATGGGTTGTGATGCCATACATGGGAGGGGGATCTTGCCTTCATATTATGAAATCAGCTTATCCAGAAGGTTTTGAGGAACCTGTTATTGCAACAGTACTGTGCGAGGTTCTTAAAGCTCTGGTGTATCTTCATGCCCATGGACATATTCACAGAGATGTGAAG GCTGGTAACATATTGATTGATACTAATGGTTCTGTCAGATTAGCGGACTTTGGAGTTTCTGCTTGCATGTTTGATACTGGTGATCGCCAGCGTTCAAGAAATACTTTTGTTGGAACCCCATGCTG GATGGCTCCTGAAGTCATGCAGCAGTTGCATGGATACGATTTTAA AGCAGATATCTGGTCATTCGGAATAACAGCACTTGAACTTGCTCATGGACATGCACCATTCTCCAAGTACCCGCCAATGAAG GTTCTGCTGATGACCTTGCAAAATGCACCACCGGGGCTTGACTATGAAAGAGACAGACGTTTTTCTAAG TCTTTCAAAGATCTGGTTGCTGCTTGCTTGGTAAAGGATCCGAAGAAACGTCCCAGCTCTGAAAAGCTTTTGAAGCACCCTTTCTTCAAACATGCTAAGTCACCTGATTATTTGGCTCGTGCTATCCTCGAGGGCCAATCCCCCCTTGCTGAAGGTTTTAGGATTCTTAAG GCTAAAGATGCAGAACTTCTTATGCAGAATAAGTCATTATATGAGAACAAAGAGCATCTATCGCAG CAAGAGTACATTCGAGGTGTCAGTGCATGGAATTTCAATCTGGAGGATCTGAGGAATCAAGCTGCCCTG ATTGAAGATGACCCTACATCATGTTCAGAAGACTCAAGTGTGAGATGGAAATACATCAACGGTCAGAATGATGTTGGTTCACCCGGGGAAAGGAATTATCTCAACCAGCCAAATGATTCTAGTGATGCTTCTCATTTGGAA GATGAGCTCAATGACATCGATGATTTGGAGAAGTCGTTTGCTGCATTTCCTATAAAACCTCTGCAGGCTCTCAA AGGTTGTTTTGATGTACTTGAGGATGACCCCAGTAGTCCAAGTTTAAGAGATTCTATCCATTTGGACTCTGAACAACAAAGCCAACAACAGCCATTGACAACTGTTGTAGATGAAGAATCAGGAAGAGATGATGCTGGAGATTCTCGTCTAAATAGCTTCTCATGCTCTGTTGGTGCAGATCTTAAAAAAATCCCCAGTGTCCCTGTACTGCAGGAAAATAGCCTCTCTGCTAAAAAGTGCAATGGTGATGGAGACAG gGAATATACGCAACAGAGATACCAGATGGAGCGAAGCTGTAGTGGTCCGCTGCAGAATCGTCAAAGAAGAGATTTCAACTATTCCGGACCGG GGGAGGATGCATCAGAAGGGGCTGTGGTTGAGCGAAGAGGACGGTTCAAAGTAACTTCAGCAGATGTGAATATCAAG GATCCCGTGAACCACTGTAGCTCAATTTCCGGTGGTTCCACATTCCCAACAAATCCTAGTACCTTAACTGCCTCGGTTCTCCAATCATTGCAGTGCATATTGCAGCATAATACAATAAAAAGA GATGGAGTGCTCAAAATGATGGAGTTTGTCGAACAAACTTCAG GAAATGCTAGTGAGTCGACAGAGGCAGGAATAACCGACCTTTTGCAG ATGAACCCTAGTTCAGTGAGGGAGCGCGAGCTGCAAACTCAAGTGATTCAAATGCAACAAAG TGTCGGAGGTATGGTCGAAGAACTACAGAGACTCAAGGCCAAGAACACTCAG TTGGAACGAGAACTATTTGTGATGCTAAAGAAAGATGACAGGATACCAGAATAG